The Sporosarcina ureae genome includes a region encoding these proteins:
- a CDS encoding M23 family metallopeptidase yields MRCFKHVFIGIAFVTVFLTACGMGEDQEIDQKENVMKPEEFSSTFLNGDFEMVYSQMSKAFQKEVSLKQLQELGNDFNQDVTAYILQSELPYHNGSKQYTWTDDSGSKGMVAVFDENDIIQGLQIMPLTMYPETDNVYTETVMHLPFQDTWYVFWGGTNSLVNYHYEYENQRYAYDFVIMEEGTTYEGDPSMNESYYAFGKEYLAPADGIVVKVENNVKDNQPVGQMNEEQPLGNYVILDHGNKEFSYLAHFKHQSIIVNEGDKVHQGDILGQVGNSGNSSEPHIHFHVSDSPDPASSKSINIKFDRENPFIQGDFVE; encoded by the coding sequence ATGAGGTGTTTTAAACATGTCTTTATAGGGATTGCATTTGTAACGGTTTTCTTAACCGCTTGCGGTATGGGAGAGGATCAAGAGATTGATCAAAAAGAGAATGTGATGAAGCCAGAAGAGTTTTCCAGTACATTTCTAAATGGAGACTTTGAGATGGTTTACAGTCAGATGAGCAAAGCATTTCAAAAGGAAGTTTCGTTGAAGCAGCTACAAGAGTTAGGTAATGATTTTAATCAGGACGTTACCGCATATATTTTACAATCGGAACTTCCTTATCATAATGGCTCCAAGCAATACACGTGGACAGATGATAGTGGATCGAAAGGTATGGTGGCAGTCTTTGATGAGAATGATATCATTCAAGGATTACAAATTATGCCACTCACTATGTACCCGGAAACTGACAATGTGTATACAGAAACAGTCATGCATTTGCCTTTTCAGGATACGTGGTATGTATTTTGGGGAGGTACAAACAGTCTAGTTAATTACCATTATGAATATGAAAACCAACGCTATGCCTACGACTTCGTCATAATGGAAGAGGGAACCACCTACGAAGGAGATCCTTCCATGAACGAAAGTTATTATGCATTTGGCAAGGAATATCTGGCCCCAGCTGATGGAATAGTCGTTAAAGTAGAGAATAATGTAAAGGATAATCAACCAGTTGGTCAAATGAATGAGGAACAACCCTTGGGGAATTATGTCATCCTTGATCACGGTAATAAGGAATTTAGCTATCTTGCTCACTTTAAACACCAGTCGATCATAGTAAATGAAGGAGATAAGGTCCATCAGGGTGACATACTTGGCCAAGTTGGCAATTCCGGGAATTCCAGTGAACCACATATCCATTTTCACGTATCTGATTCTCCCGATCCTGCGTCTTCTAAAAGTATCAATATTAAATTTGATCGCGAGAATCCATTTATCCAAGGTGATTTTGTGGAATAA
- a CDS encoding immunoglobulin-like domain-containing protein — MKKKNLIILIGIIMILAACSEEKDIKDKGNQSKMNNIDSIYKDGDISISISVSQERYDQGETPVVIIRNDGETPVDYTGLGTSLEYLQDNVWVAADDAVTEDKLNVLEPGKKMDQKFPQSFIQQKGVYRIVFKFHANRNKESKKIAVSFYVD, encoded by the coding sequence ATGAAAAAGAAAAATTTAATTATATTAATCGGGATCATAATGATTTTAGCTGCTTGTTCGGAAGAAAAGGACATTAAAGACAAAGGAAATCAAAGTAAAATGAATAATATTGATTCAATTTATAAAGATGGAGATATTTCCATTTCTATATCAGTTAGCCAAGAGAGATACGATCAGGGAGAGACGCCGGTTGTTATTATAAGAAATGATGGGGAAACACCGGTGGATTACACAGGGCTAGGAACTAGCTTAGAATACTTACAAGATAACGTTTGGGTTGCGGCAGATGATGCGGTAACAGAGGATAAGTTAAATGTATTAGAACCGGGCAAAAAAATGGATCAGAAATTTCCGCAATCCTTTATACAGCAGAAAGGTGTTTATAGGATTGTCTTTAAATTCCATGCTAACAGGAATAAGGAGAGTAAAAAAATAGCTGTTTCGTTTTATGTGGATTAA
- a CDS encoding Fic/DOC family protein, translated as MGKYNDKEINDYLIKHNLLEIDSHKELERAEALAFSLRAMALEQNDFMFESFTLKEFQELHHYLFQDIYPFAGDFRDVQLMKGATRFCQVQFLNSYASNLFMELNDEPLWNSLNEAADRLAYFKAELNMLHPFREGNGRTIRIFLHAYAISRGIEWSYETLESEKYLHAMIQSVTDLTSLREVFLETIQYVG; from the coding sequence ATGGGAAAGTATAATGATAAAGAAATTAATGATTACCTAATAAAACACAATTTATTGGAGATTGATTCTCACAAAGAACTTGAAAGAGCCGAAGCATTGGCATTTTCTCTTCGTGCAATGGCACTAGAACAAAATGATTTCATGTTCGAATCATTTACCTTGAAAGAGTTTCAAGAACTGCATCATTATCTATTTCAAGATATCTATCCGTTTGCAGGAGACTTTAGGGATGTTCAACTCATGAAAGGTGCTACTCGTTTCTGTCAAGTTCAATTCTTGAATAGCTATGCGAGTAACTTGTTTATGGAGTTAAATGATGAGCCTCTTTGGAATTCATTGAATGAAGCAGCGGATCGTTTAGCTTATTTTAAAGCAGAATTAAATATGTTGCATCCTTTTCGTGAAGGAAATGGTAGAACTATCCGGATTTTTCTACATGCTTACGCAATTAGTAGAGGAATTGAGTGGTCATATGAAACGCTAGAGAGTGAAAAGTATCTGCATGCTATGATCCAATCTGTCACTGATTTAACGTCGCTAAGAGAAGTATTCTTGGAAACGATTCAATACGTTGGATAA